One Capricornis sumatraensis isolate serow.1 chromosome 8, serow.2, whole genome shotgun sequence genomic region harbors:
- the FBXO39 gene encoding F-box only protein 39, with translation MDEEDQLIQPQDQSCWATLPDVCLRRVFWWLGDRDRSRAALVCRKWNQTMYSADLWRYRTITFSGRPSRVHASEFESALWYVKKFGRYLEHLEIKFLNPYNAVLTKKFQVTMRGLLSCLGKSNNRLKSFSIQHLELDRLVWRNSIRSSFMRSLSFFLKKMGKHLNYLSLKGARLTTEQGCHILNALSYLRNESTVTELNIEDYFSHHLAVYSSPQFNKTMATFRSLVSLTLNYNCISDELLENLCDNNPGTLRTINIKCHIHDPHGQVIWGMSWAKLVRHATSLKVNFFFERVMKYEHLARILLQEIPIRSISLRSCYFSDPDWSMRPTLTDLLPTFRHTLQKLSFEFNNNHESLDEELHLLILSCRKLFYFKIWAFLDVKFVERILKSRKEGQCALRTLKVRIYTNRYETNEEDRTLREIYRKYRKLIDSELNYFVIAYPMM, from the exons ATGGACGAAGAAGACCAACTGATCCAGCCTCAAGACCAGAGCTGCTGGGCCACCCTGCCCGATGTGTGCCTGCGTCGTGTCTTCTGGTGGCTGGGAGACAGGGACAGGTCCAGAGCGGCCCTTGTCTGCAGGAAGTGGAACCAGACGATGTATTCAGCTGACCTCTGGCGATACAGGACCATCACGTTCAGTGGGAGACCTTCCAGGGTACATGCATCCGAATTCGAGTCAGCCCTTTGGTATGTTAAGAAATTTGGTCGTTACCTGGAGCACCTGGAGATCAAATTCCTGAATCCTTACAATGCTGTCCTGACCAAGAAGTTCCAGGTCACCATGCGAGGCCTCCTCTCATGTCTGGGCAAGAGTAACAACCGTCTGAAATCTTTCTCCATCCAGCATCTCGAGTTGGACCGCCTGGTCTGGAGGAACAGCATCAGGAGCTCATTCATGAGAAGCTTGAGTTTCTTCTTGAAGAAGATGGGCAAACACCTGAACTATCTCAGCCTGAAGGGGGCCAGGCTCACCACGGAACAAGGCTGCCACATCCTCAACGCCCTGAGCTACTTAAGGAATGAGAGCACGGTGACGGAGCTCAACATCGAGGACTATTTCAGCCACCACCTCGCCGTCTACAGCAGTCCCCAGTTCAACAAGACCATGGCCACGTTCCGCAGCCTGGTGTCCCTGACCCTCAACTACAACTGCATCTCTGATGAGCTGCTGGAAAACCTGTGCGACAACAACCCCGGCACCCTCCGGACCATAAACATCAAGTGCCACATTCACGACCCCCATGGGCAGGTCATCTGGGGCATGTCTTGGGCCAAGCTGGTGAGGCACGCCACCAGCCTGAAGGTCAACTTCTTCTTTGAGCGGGTCATGAAGTACGAGCACCTGGCCCGGATCCTCTTGCAGGAGATCCCCATCAGGAGCATCAGTCTGAGAAGCTGCTATTTCAGCGACCCCGACTGGTCCATGAGACCCACCCTGACGGACCTCCTGCCCACCTTTCGGCACACTCTGCAG AAACTAAGTTTTGAATTCAACAACAACCATGAGTCTCTGGATGAAGAGCTGCACCTCCTCATCTTATCCTGCAGGAAGttgttttatttcaaaatctgGGCTTTCCTGGATGTTAAGTTTGTGGAGAGGATCCTAAAGAGCCGGAAGGAAGGGCAGTGTGCCCTGCGCACACTCAAG GTGAGAATTTATACAAACAGATATGAGACAAATGAAGAGGACAGGACACTGCGGGAAATTTACAGGAAGTACAGAAAGCTGATCGATTCAGAGCTTAACTATTTTGTCATCGCTTACCCCATGATGTAA